The Lathyrus oleraceus cultivar Zhongwan6 chromosome 5, CAAS_Psat_ZW6_1.0, whole genome shotgun sequence genome includes the window CTGAGACCCAGCTGCTACAACTTTTGTTGTACGTAAATAGAGTGTTCGTGAAAGAAAATATGCATGAACATTTGGTTGGCAAGAATGGTTGAATAAACTGCCAGCTTTATAAATAGCTTTGCCCACTCTGACCTGGAAGATATAACGGAATATGGCTCAGAATCACAAGATATCATCAACAATATCTAAACTTATCGTAGTAGGACTTGAGGAGAAAAATGTGTAAATATAGAACAAGCAAATAAATGtataaagaaagaaaaaagatGCAACAAACTGATAAATATATGCATGGCGAGCACGTGTACCTGTTCCACATTACTAGTTAAATGTACACTGGAATGAAATGGAAATCCTCCGCATTGATCTGATAGTCCATGAGCGTCTATTGATTTTAAACGAACAACGGTCATACAATTCACTTTAATCTGAGAAATAACTATGACAACCTGTATTGACAAATCAAGATAAAACTTGACTATTCTAATGAttaattacaaaaaaaaaaaatcagaataaattgatttcttcaacaacaaatactCGCCCTATCATATTGGAAAAAGATTCTGCTACACAAGGTTTATGATGGTTCTGTTATAGATTGATATGTTATTGTACAAATAGACACATTCACCCATCCACACACACAAAGAAGAAGAATGCCAAAAAACCTGTGATATAGAGATTCCGTCGATGGAAAACATAGTTCCATAAGAGTGTTTAAGACAATATAACAGTACAATGGCGTATATATGTGAATCCAATTTACTTTCAAATGGCATACATTCGTAGCAATGAGAAAGCTCCTGCACAGTTAGGATAGAAGCTGTAAGCATCCGGATACTCATAGTCAAAAACAATAATGCAATCAGCTAACAGAAATACAAGCAATTAAAACACACCAACTTTTCCACAAAAATTGTGATATCTCCAGACGAGCTCTTCGACAAAAACTTCGCTAGAACTCTGCCAGCCAAAACTATCTCAGAGGGCAATACAGCAGGCCAATGTACCCCTTGACATTCATGTTGATGTTCAGTAACATCATCAATCTTTAGTTCATAATCATTATATTGAATCACTTCAGCAGCATATTCTCCAAGATCACAGGGTAAGTTTTTAAGAATGTTATCGTCTGTGGAAATCCTGAACGTTTGCCCGCCTGCCTTTATCTGGCATTGGCGGGAGCAATACAATGGTATTGAGCATGATATACAAGGAACTCTATCAGCAGGTAGGTCGTTCAAGCAATAATGGCAATGAGTTTCCCGGCATTGCTTTAATATTATCTGGAAAAGAAAAACATTATCACGTTAAACAAACCCATCGATCTCAAGAAGACTGCAGATTAATGCTTACAAGTTATGAGTTATGTATGGACAAATTAAATTCGTGTTCTATTTGCTCGCAGAATAGGTAATACAATAAGAAAACTCTTATAGTTATTATAGATGTCAAGTGTCTCCAGTTCTCTGGAAAGAAAATCAGGCATTAAAAGCAACCATTTTCCTAAACTTGTAACATTCTGTAGAACACATATTTTTACCTTCCGCTTAAATATTTAAAAGTATTGTGCATGTGACATGCGTATGTTGAAGTTAGTATTTGTGTTGTTGAAGTTTGTATGAAGTCCCGCATTACTTAGGTTCCCAAGCTATTCGGTACATAAATATGTGAGGGCAACCTCACCCTTTGAGCTAGCTTTTGAGGGATGAGATCCAAGCATATTTAATAGCGTAAAATGTTTAAAATAAACTTGATATTACATAGAAAATAATTGTTTCTTACTGTAGCATAAGGTTCTTCAGCATGAACCAACGAACCTGGTGAAACATCATATGATGGCACTGTGCCTCTTCCTTTATCAGGCATGGAGACAGATTGCAGCTTTATTTGAGGCATCTCACCTGCCACAAATGCACTGTACCATCTTACTATCTCAAAAGGAGAAAAATGGATCTTTTATAATTATAAGCAAGGACTACACTCTAGAACAGAATACAACGAACTACACCAGATGTAAAAGAGCACTGAATAGAAGTCAGGGGTAAAAAAAAGTGACCCACAAAGCCCCAATTATTTCCGAACAAGTATACACATTAGAAATCTTGATTGAAGTTTGCTAGCATACTAGTTTATTAGTATGGGATTAAAGTGAAACCTTTGATGTGAATTAGTTATTGAGGTAAAGTTCTGAGAATGGAGAAGGGTTAGTTCAAGAAACACCTCTAACTCTTCTAGCATACAATCCCAAACATTTGCAGACTTTTCATTCCAAGAATGAGAAGAATAAAATAAGGTCCTCTTGATGTCTACAAGTGAGTGACTTCACATGTTTAAGGGGAAGTTTAAGTCTACTTCTGCTTCAAAACAGTGAGTTGTTCTCCACGGTTCAGATAAGGTGCATAATTTAATTCTAGAAGGAAAAGGGTGTCTTAGCTAAGTCTACTGGATCAGTGAACCCTAATTTCATTCATTTTCTAGTCTTTTACGTCTAAAACGTATCCAAGACTCAATTGGCATCTCTCTAAACCTACATAAATATTTCAATCCTTCCTCTGCAAGCTATATATACCTACTATTACTACAGGCTCATCTCCACACTTGTCTTACATCAACATACTGTTTCCAGGATTCAAGTACATTTCTGGTTTTCAGTGTGATTAATGAATGATTATGGACATATCTTTTAGACAGAAAAGAAAAAACATAAGCAGACTAAAGGAAAACACATAATCAAAAAGTGAAATATGATGAATTCAAAATGCAACACTTTACTTTTTAAACACACTTCAAATGCTATTACTATAACAAAAGTGCACTGAAAAAAGCCTTGACCAATTTGCCAGTTGTTTAACAAGGAAAGCTTCTTACCCACTGTATTCAAGCTATTTTCCTTCTGCCGCGGCTTTACTGATATATTTGCACTCGTGGATTGATCTAAAATAATTTTCACCTCACTTTCTATTTGTTTCTTTCCACCTGTGGACGATTCAACACTCTTAGCTATATTTAGGTCACAGATCGCATCTCTATTATTTCCCAATGAGACATTCGCCTTTCCTCTCCTATACCATGCCTGATGCCAAAATAAAGAATTATATGAATAAGAATAAAAACTAGAATTCAAGTTTGCATCCTTATTCTTTATAATAGTCAACTACATCAAACATTGATTCAACAAACCCGGAAATTTGTGTCCTAACCTAATACAAATGCAAAAAGTTCCATCCAGTTCTATACTATTGTGTAATAATAACCACATAAATCAAATAAACTAGAATGATCAAAAGTAACTGAAGCAAAACATACCTTTGAATAGCTTGGACATATCTGAAGAGCTCGATTGCAATCTCGCAAACACTCTACTAAAAGATTCATTTTCTGCACAGAAAACACCCGCATCAATGGAAATGACATCATCAACCCTTATATATCATAAAAAGTGATTGTGAGCGGGTTAGGAGGTTAAGGCTAATATTAAAATTGAACTTACATGCAATACAGTAGCTCGATTAATATACAATGTTGCAATCAGATTATTTTCAATTGCACCAACCTCAAAAGGAGCCCTGCGCAATGCCTATATCTCAAattcaaaacaaacaaacaaacaaaacaccAGTTTAGTTCCAGTAAAACAATTTTCATGCAGAGAAATTATTTGCACTCTTTCAATAAAAATAAGAATACCTGGGTATAATAATCCAATGCCTTGGCATAATCAGCACTGGAGAAGCATTGGTTACCAAGCTGCTTATATTTCAACGCGGTTTCTTTGCTCTTGCCGCATAGAGCATGGCTAGGGTCTGCAAGTTCAGCCACTATCTGAAAACAGCGAATGCGTTATTATAAGCAATAATTTAGGGTTTTGTTGGAATGAGAGAAGAGAAGGTATAGTTTAGTAGTACCTGGTGAAATGGTTCGAAATGAAGAAAGAAGTGATGAAGAGAGGAGCATGTGTCGCGAAGAGTGTGAACAGTGCTATTCGTAATCAGTTGTTTTAGTTTCTCTGGTATCGCAGCTTTCAGAGcctccatcttcttcttcttccgCAGACAACACAACACAGGTATAACTTCTTTGTTCCTTTCGGTTTTGCCTTTGCCTGTCGTTTCAAACCTGATGATGTTTGGAGCGACAgtcttttcttttttttctagAGAAGTTTTATGTTTTTTTTAAGCAATGTTTAGAACATGGAGATATATTTGTGTACGAATCCATAGATTTTGTAATACATTCATTTTGTCTTAAATTTCTTCGGAGATATATCCTCATAACACAATACAAAAATATACTTCTATAATCACTTTTTAAAGTAAAATTTGATACTTTTTAAGAAATACGCTCACATAATAAATATATGGTTTAGGTTTGTGATTCTTCTAAATATCTCAAATTTCGTTTTTAatcatttaaaatattttctttaaagAATAGTCCTTCTAAATTTTGCATCCACACATTTGGTCTCTAATACTAAAATTATCGCTAATTTAGTCGATAAGTAATAAATCATCTCTAAATTATCGTTAATTTTGTCATTAAGTTGTAAAAAGTGTCGCTAAATTGCAGGAGGGACCAAAAATGTGAATGAAAAATTTTAGGAGAATCATTCTTTGAAAAAAATATTTAGAGGAACTAAATACGAAATTTGAGATATTTAAGAGGATCACAAACATATTTAACCCTAAATATATTGATGTAATAGACCATTTATATTATCATAGTATACTCTCATAATAAATTTGGTATTAATTAAATCAATAAGATTAAAATGACATATATTAGAATCAATTCGGAATTCATATTACTATCAAAATGACAATACTATTAGATTTATCTGACCCCATATTTCTTCTTTGCCTCTTGTACTGCAATGTCGTATGTGTCTCATATAGAATGACATCTTTAGTGGCCCTCTCATAAATGTCTTCTGAAAGGTCTCATGTCTTTATACCCCGCTCTTGCAATAGTCTCTATACGACGACATACTAGTAAAACATCAACGACATGATCTACCTACCATGTTCCTTCTCCAATATCTTCTGATGAGCTAACCTAGGTGGATTTTTCGTGATATCTAGTGTCATGTAAGGATGTGACACTCTTAAATACCATTGGATGTAGTTGAATGCATTACTTCATTGTTAATGAGTTGGCTGACTTTGTGTTTCCTCTAGTACCATATGATTATATAAATCATCATACATCGCATTAACATCTCTGTGGACCATATCAAAAGGAGTAGACATGGAGGGGTCTCTTTGAATACTCTACATAAACCTAAATTGGTGCATGACTCACTCAGGAAGATgcagatatatatatatatatatatatatatatatatatatatatatattatatatatatgattataAAAATCATCATACATCTATATGATTATAGAAATCATCATACATCGCATATGATCATAGAAATCATCATACATCACATCAACATCTTTATGGATCATATTGGGAGAAGTAGACACAGAGGGATCTCTTGGAATACCCTATATAAACCTGAATTGGTGTATGACTCGTTCGGGTAAGTATGGATACATCAGATGTGACCCACAAGTCAACCATCAAGAGTGGAAGGGTATGTTATCAAATAGACGCCTGACGGTGATCGTCATACGGTGTGTAATGTATGTCAATTGCTGCAATGCTGAGAAGAAACACCCTAAAGAGCTCGGTCGCTTGGTTCCCTCTAAGCGGGACGAATGCACAAGCATGTGGCTGATCATTGGAGTAGTCATCAATAAATGACCGTTCAGTGATGCGTGGAAAGTGTTAGAGGATCCATGCTTGAAAATAATGCATATGAAATATTAGTAATGGTGTACAACAAGTGTTATGAAAACTGGTACAGTAATAGTAAATGTACAAATATGTTACGTAAATGTAACACACGAGGCCAAAGAGGGCAGGGAGAGGTCGCCCGAATTCACATCAGAATGAGAGGATTCTGAGGTTATACAggtatgagactgcatggttgaaagaagacttataaggattgattggtactacatataccaacaagatgcatcttaTTTTCGGTACCCTGACAAAaaagaactccatagttaagtgTGTTTGATTTGGAGTAATATTTTGATTGGTGAACTTTTGAGGAGTTTCCCGGAGAGCGTGTGAGTGAAGACAAATTATGTTGAAAAGACTTGTGCTGGTTTATGGGGTCAGTCGATAACTCATAAAGCAGTTTGAGGTGTTACATATGGTATCAGAGCAAACCTCTCCCAATACGATGTAGTTTAGGAacgaaccaagcggaagctgGTGGACAATCATGGAACACCGCGAGTTCAATTATTTGATTTAATCGAATTATTTAAGATTTTATTTGAATTGGTTGGCATGTTAAATTATTTATGATGTAGTTATGGGGGTAAATGTCTTTGAAGTAGGAGTATAAGGAGACTATGAGTTTGGCAATGATGTTTAGAATTATTGGGAGTTTAATGGATTCTTAgaataatttttaatttttaattaattaaaataatgaGGAAATTAGATGTGTAAAGGAAGTGGGGGCAAGGTTGGGATTAAGAAAAATATGGAGGATAAAATAGGGATGCAATGATAAGTTTGAGGGTACAAAGGGAAGAGTCTATTTTGGAATGAAATAAGTCTTTGAATAAATAGAGAATTGAAAACCTATAGAGTCAGAACGTGTTTTGGAGAGTTGGATCAAAAGAGGCAAAAGGGAGAGTGAAGGCTAAAGGTTGAAGAACTCTAGGAAATCAAAAGGACTTTTGCTAGAAATTGGGTAAAAGGGAAGATGTCCTTCTTTAATGGGTGTTAGAACATGTGGGGTAGATAGAGGAACCCTTAGCCTCTTTAGGATTGGGTATTGTAGATCTCAATTCTAATGATGTGTTATCACTTTGATTGTATGATGAAATAGGGTGAAATTTGTATATTGTATGTATGTATATGTTGTTTTGATGTTGTTGATCATGATATGTCATTGATTGATATTTGAAGGGGTTTTTTAACCTTGATTGTGTTGTTAGTGATTTAAAGATGATGAGTATGATGATATGTGGTAACATGATgtttgtcataccctaaaattttccCTACTTTTTCATTTTTTGTCTGGCGTATTGCTCATTACATCGGCATATCCATATACCTTAATCATCCATCATAATATATTCATTTATAATTGCATTTTTAATTAAACATCATTGATTCAAAGATTTTTCTAATTATGATACAAATATGATGATGGCACAACAATAATGGTTGGTTTATTCCTTATGGATCAAAATCTTTGGTATATGCTGGAAGCTATATTGATTACATCAGGGCATGAATATTGAGGTTACTGCGGGCTATCTCGGTCTTTAATCTGTTTGATTCATGGCACAACAGTTCACTAAAGTCAAATATATAAGATTAAAGATTTATTCAAGTTTAATCAGTGCAAGTTTAGAATACAAGACATAATTCATTTCAAAAAGCCGTCTCAGTATAAAACATTCAACATTCCACTACAAAAGACCAAACAACAAGTATATCCTCATTCCATCTCTTGAGTTTCTCCAAAACACCCAAGTGTCAAAGTTTCCCCGTGAGTGAGTCTTAAGTCGCGAACATCATGCTTCATGCCATTGACCAACGTCaagccttgatcatgttaatcCTGCAAAATCACACAATGAGAAAAAGCCAAGCCATTATGCTTTATACGTGAGCTCATGCATCAAAATAAAGAGAAAAAACCAATTTTCGAgttggtaaccggttaccataTTTTGGGTCACCGGTTACACTTGCTTCCAATAACCAAAATGCCCTTTCTGTGTGATGGTAACCGGTTACGCCTACAATTTCAGCACTTCCATTAGCCTATTTCACCTATTTTCctgcatgtaaccggttacacaaaAACAAGTAACCGATTACATCCCCCAAAAATAGCCATAAACACACTTTTTCGCgtgtgtaaccggttacatcaaATCATGTAACAAGTTACACCTGAGACAGAATGCcaaaatattgcatttttcaGCAGCAATGCAGTTCCACTTTACTACTAAACCAATTCCAATgcatgcatcaatacataaagcaACTTGCACTCAATTATGAAACAATTAACAATAGCAATCATACATTTAAGTAAGCATTCCTAACATTTCAAGTCATTAAAATTCTAACATTTGAGCTACTCTAACATCACCTAATTGTCATAACAGTTCTACTAACAGCTCCAACTAACTTCTTAACAGCAAATCTAACTCCATTAACTTCACTAACCAATTAGTTCATTAAATCCTTTAACTTCCAACCGCCGCCCTAACTTCCAACCGCCGCCGCCCGAAAAATTGACCGAAACAGTTTGAATTTGCATCTATATAAACTCATCACTCTCATCAAAATAAAAGGCTAGCAATCACAAAATTAGAACCTATTCATTCTTTCAAATTACTCATTGCAAATTCAACTTTTTCATCatctcacttcatcttctccaattcaTCTCCCTACACTAAAGCTCAATCACCATTGgagcaagcttcacattgaagcttgTTATTAATTGAGTTAAAACTCCTACACCCTACATCACTTTCTTACTCAcaaaaatcaacatcaaaaatAACAATTCAATTCAACATTTTTCAGAGCCAAATCATTGAATAGCAGAAGTAGAAGATCAAATAAGCATACTTttatcttcttcatcttcatcaccttcgATTTTTCGCAAGTTCCAAGACAATCCTCCGTCTTGCAGGTCGATATTTTTTATCCTTCCTTGTTTACTGAATTTTTGATACCACAATGTAGCTTGTGCATTGGAGAATCAAATCCCCAAGGTTTGGTGGCTTGATTCTCCTCCATCTCCATTTTATTTCAGCTTTTGTGCTTAGGATTCTTAGCTTTAACGCTATAATTTTTAGAATTGAGTAACTCTTGGTTAGAAGTGATGAGAGATTAGGATAGAGGATGTTGAGAGGAGTAGAAAAGTGGTGATATTTCTTGATTCCGACCAACTCTGGCGCCTTCGACGCGGTGGTGTCAGAGTTCCAGCAGTGGTTGTTTTTTGACATGAAAATTTTGAATTTGATGTGTAGAGATGACAAAGTAGCATTGCTGAATTTTTCCTCTCATCCATTGCAATTTTGTTGGGCTTAGACCATTAAGCCCAATATTTTGCTTTCAGCGCCTCTGTTTTGCTCAACAACATCCTTGTTGAACCTAACAACTACACTTGACCATGGGCCTCAATCTGTTAGGTCCAATGACTCTGTCTCTAAGCCACACTCCTTATGGCATGTACATCCACCTGCAGtagtttatttttattaaattaatgataattttctttaattcttttgTTACATTTTCTATGCTTTAATTCATTTTAATGCATGTTAATACTTGGTTCTACATATTATTTGGACATGAAAAATGCTTagaaaatcaaataaaaatttgACTTAAATGAATTTTTGGTCCCCCTAGTTTGGGCATTTTAAACAATTGGTCCCCCTATTACACAATCTGCGATTTTGGTCCCTTAATTTTAATGGTCTTTGAATTTTTATGGTCCCCCTCCATTTTTGCATACGTGGCATTGATGATTGagatgaaaaaaaattattagGTGGCAAGGGTGATTAGgataattattaattaatatatttttaaatgaattaatatttaataaattgAATTAATATGTTTCTAAACTAATTAACTAGTTTAAACCTTTAAAATTAAAGCCCATTAGATACATCAATAGTTCAACATGTTCATTATCATTCTATTTCACTTAAGCAATCATTTACGTATGTTgaaggtgtaagaccccaattttgaccctaagattcatcatgcaatttcatcatatgcattagtattgggatcatatcttggtatccttcttacccctcactcattgggtttgcattgggagagatcaccaagcaccatgtgattgtatcatacttgtatattatcatttcactaaccaaaataccaaaaatatgtctttgttatttgcctaactcttttgtaggaagggcatgatcacgattgatctatcaagttcacatctagggtttgagaccctcattgcaaatagaacaaccaaggaatgatccacaatgtatccaagcatcatatatgagtcccaatgatctttgcatgttattttgatcaaatattcttcaagagtttggagttggtttgccttagaaaccctagtttgtctgggtatcttgagtaacttcttcgACAAGATTCCTCgtcaattgatcaaatttctcaatgtgaacttcaaaattaatcatattattcatatatgatctaccatgagcctaaaaagtcaagagaatttcaagttagcaagttggttgagggtggttggccagatggattcatctgatcaaaattggatctccctagaccatatctcctacaattttcatcatatgaaaattattctaatagaaaatttactctaaatgacattccaaacaactttcatgttgaggtataaagataattttgcttggaaagtcattttccCTGTTGAAAcagtataggtcattttgtataaaccctaatttgaaagtcaacttcccaaggccataacttgctcaatttttatgagatgaaatattttcaagtttcacaatcaaattcaagatgtctacttcaactttgatgtttggagtgatagctaaatcaacttttatgagcatgtgatatgaggatacattataggtcattttggaccaataccattgaacaagtgattttcctcaacttcaaaaatgcataactctttcattctaaatctaaattatgtcaaatttgtgaccattttgaaggtccttgaaatatatacaactttgatgaa containing:
- the LOC127080973 gene encoding uncharacterized protein LOC127080973 isoform X2, which translates into the protein MNLLVECLRDCNRALQICPSYSKAWYRRGKANVSLGNNRDAICDLNIAKSVESSTGGKKQIESEVKIILDQSTSANISVKPRQKENSLNTVGEMPQIKLQSVSMPDKGRGTVPSYDVSPGSLVHAEEPYATIILKQCRETHCHYCLNDLPADRVPCISCSIPLYCSRQCQIKAGGQTFRISTDDNILKNLPCDLGEYAAEVIQYNDYELKIDDVTEHQHECQGVHWPAVLPSEIVLAGRVLAKFLSKSSSGDITIFVEKLELSHCYECMPFESKLDSHIYAIVLLYCLKHSYGTMFSIDGISISQVVIVISQIKVNCMTVVRLKSIDAHGLSDQCGGFPFHSSVHLTSNVEQVRVGKAIYKAGSLFNHSCQPNVHAYFLSRTLYLRTTKVVAAGSQLELSYGPQVGLWDCKDRQSFLQDEYGFHCQCTGCSEVNLSDIVLNAFRCIYPNCSGAVLENRVLECEKQKIEHFPIADKDIKNDDIYEVCLHAFNQNDAFNHIQPGNCLKCGSYCDLKSSRATVDKALICIKRLQDAILSKEISNTSISDALRSLHLLRSNLHAYNKVIAEAEDNLAQAFCLVGELQLSADHCKASIQILEKLYDPDDIVIAYELVKLSSVQLSLGDDSAVDSISRIGAIFSRYYGLHADLVFPYLQYLRREI
- the LOC127080973 gene encoding uncharacterized protein LOC127080973 isoform X1, coding for MEALKAAIPEKLKQLITNSTVHTLRDTCSSLHHFFLHFEPFHQIVAELADPSHALCGKSKETALKYKQLGNQCFSSADYAKALDYYTQALRRAPFEVGAIENNLIATLYINRATVLHKMNLLVECLRDCNRALQICPSYSKAWYRRGKANVSLGNNRDAICDLNIAKSVESSTGGKKQIESEVKIILDQSTSANISVKPRQKENSLNTVGEMPQIKLQSVSMPDKGRGTVPSYDVSPGSLVHAEEPYATIILKQCRETHCHYCLNDLPADRVPCISCSIPLYCSRQCQIKAGGQTFRISTDDNILKNLPCDLGEYAAEVIQYNDYELKIDDVTEHQHECQGVHWPAVLPSEIVLAGRVLAKFLSKSSSGDITIFVEKLELSHCYECMPFESKLDSHIYAIVLLYCLKHSYGTMFSIDGISISQVVIVISQIKVNCMTVVRLKSIDAHGLSDQCGGFPFHSSVHLTSNVEQVRVGKAIYKAGSLFNHSCQPNVHAYFLSRTLYLRTTKVVAAGSQLELSYGPQVGLWDCKDRQSFLQDEYGFHCQCTGCSEVNLSDIVLNAFRCIYPNCSGAVLENRVLECEKQKIEHFPIADKDIKNDDIYEVCLHAFNQNDAFNHIQPGNCLKCGSYCDLKSSRATVDKALICIKRLQDAILSKEISNTSISDALRSLHLLRSNLHAYNKVIAEAEDNLAQAFCLVGELQLSADHCKASIQILEKLYDPDDIVIAYELVKLSSVQLSLGDDSAVDSISRIGAIFSRYYGLHADLVFPYLQYLRREI